Proteins encoded together in one Drosophila gunungcola strain Sukarami chromosome 2R unlocalized genomic scaffold, Dgunungcola_SK_2 000013F, whole genome shotgun sequence window:
- the LOC128256270 gene encoding uncharacterized protein LOC128256270, whose protein sequence is MCDKPACPPPPRCCPPPPPPCRPPPTLWQKINCVPCNRFFFFLIGAGIGLYWDHMKKEAQKAAEEANKSPKEKEKEAKEREKKQKEKEKADKEKAEKERKEKEKAEKERKEKERKDKENKDKGKEKGKEGK, encoded by the coding sequence ATGTGCGACAAGCCTGCCTGCCCCCCGCCCCCGCGATGCTGTCCACCGCCCCCGCCCCCCTGTCGACCACCGCCCACTTTGTGGCAGAAGATAAACTGCGTGCCCTGCAACCGATTCTTTTTCTTCCTGATCGGGGCTGGCATTGGCCTCTACTGGGACCACATGAAGAAGGAGGCCCAAAAGGCGGCTGAGGAGGCCAACAAGTCGCccaaggagaaggagaaggaggcCAAGGAGCGCGAGAAGAAGCAGAAGGAGAAGGAAAAGGCCGACAAGGAGAAGGCCGAAAAGGAGAGGAAAGAAAAGGAGAAGGCCGAGaaggaaaggaaagaaaaGGAGCGGAAGGACAAGGAAAACAAGGACAAGGGCAAGGAAAAGGGCAAGGAGGGCAAGTAA
- the LOC128256272 gene encoding uncharacterized protein LOC128256272 — MPCCKRTDVRRVCRPMPSLLARLNCTPCNRVLFFVIGVGLGVLFVRNKDNKGKDKKKVDGKGKK; from the coding sequence ATGCCTTGTTGTAAGCGTACCGATGTCCGGAGGGTGTGCCGGCCGATGCCGTCGCTCCTTGCCCGGCTCAACTGTACGCCGTGCAACCGCGTCCTCTTCTTCGTGATCGGGGTGGGACTGGGCGTGCTCTTCGTGCGCAACAAGGACAACAAGGGCAAGGACAAGAAGAAGGTCGATGGCAAGGGCAAGAAGTAA
- the LOC128256273 gene encoding uncharacterized protein LOC128256273, with translation MHLMCERLSSIFAGVLVGLWYAKTFPEDDKGKDKGKEKKK, from the coding sequence ATGCATTTGATGTGCGAGCGATTGTCGTCGATTTTCGCGGGCGTCTTAGTGGGCTTGTGGTACGCCAAGACCTTTCCCGAGGACGATAAGGGCAAGGATAAGGGCAAGGAAAAGAAGAAGTAG
- the LOC128256268 gene encoding uncharacterized protein LOC128256268: MRNTAGVFLLIPFLNTVQSFHKRPGVNYCTLGVVLLKHRVMCEPLRSLWVLRNGKCREALHCIDGYSKKECETNCIKKHQSKPEPKSKHKSILSLKSIPQAVSIITCATTIAEIKTTTKQYETSTGGNLPSTRETRRPRRTRRTRVYTIKEIC, from the exons ATGAGAAACACTGCAGGTGTGTTCTTGttaattccttttttaaatacagtGCAATCTTTTCATAAACGTCCAG GCGTAAACTACTGTACTCTTGGAGTGGTGCTTCTAAAACATCGAGTAATGTGCGAGCCCCTGCGTTCACTCTGGGTTCttagaaatggaaaatgcagGGAGGCTCTTCATTGCATTGATGGATACTCGAAAAAAGAATGTGAGacaaattgcattaaaaaacaccaatcAAAACCTGAACCAAAATCCAAACATAAATCTATACTTAGTCTCAAGTCAATACCGCAGGCCGTATCTATAATAACTTGTGCAACAACCATTgctgaaattaaaacaacaactaAGCAGTATGAAACATCAACAGGGGGCAATTTACCTTCGACCAGAGAAACTAGGCGACCCAGAAGAACTCGAAGAACTAGAGTTTATACGATCAAGGAGATATGCTAA
- the LOC128256265 gene encoding uncharacterized protein LOC128256265 has product MRPTNSQFYSALTKFTALNGLNTYYFNSKRNKFCGTWKLKMYCLIHHVLCVLALGHMFYDSAGSMRLNVTILTLGGTTVFCMQSCWEKSQRLRKLANGLIQMEQKYFTGKPSGSTLKNRFYMKMLFVVVTLIRIHIFYPIYLNRLLPEHLYLNVGSCWLLYNMMLAAVIGFYCSLWQICRIHKLINDQMTLILTKSRQRNRLRKMAHCLKLYSKVLELCDQFNYEYGHVSVCVLACKSWFQITYGYEIFQIVAAPKSLDLSLSMRVFVVFSYILDALNLFFGTDIAELFATLRADSRRILRETYRMDRLLSMFTLKLAMHPKRVFLLNLFSFDRKLTLALIAKSTLYTICWLQGDYKKLKP; this is encoded by the exons ATGCGTCCAACCAACTCGCAATTCTATAGTGCACTGACAAAGTTTACGGCTCTCAACGGTCTGAACACTTACTATTTCAACTCAAAGAGGAATAAATTTTGCGGCACCTGGAAGCTGAAGATGTACTGTCTGATCCACCATGTACTCTGCGTTTTGGCTTTGGGACATATGTTTTATGACTCGGCTGGCAGTATGCGGTTAAATGTCACCATTCTTACGCTGGGCGGAACTACAGTCTTCTGTATGCAGTCATGCTGGGAAAAAAGTCAACGACTACGAAAGTTGGCCAATGGTCTAATACAAATGGAGCAGAAATACTTTACGGGAAAGCCCAGCGGATCGACTTTAAAAAACCGATTTTACatgaaaatgttgtttgttgtgGTGACCCTAATAAGAATCCATATTTTTTATCCCATCTATCTGAACCGACTACTTCCCGAACATTTGTATCTCAATGTGGGATCTTGTTGGCTACTCTACAACATGATGCTAGCTGCTGTCATTGGATTCTACTGCTCTCTTTGGCAGATTTGTCGAATCCATAAGCTGATTAATGATCAGATGACATTGATTTTAACTAAATCGAGACAGAGGAATCGCTTGAGGAAGATGGCACACTGCCTCAAACTCTATTCAAAAGTTCTGGAGCTTTGTGACCAATTCAACTACGAATATGGGCATGTTTCGGTGTGCGTTTTGGCCTGCAAGAGTTGGTTTCAGATAACCTATGGCTACGAGATATTCCAGATCGTGGCTGCCCCAAAATCTTTAGACTTGAGCCTGTCCATGAGGGTGTTTGTGGTATTCAGCTACATTTTGGATGCTTTAAATCTGTTCTTTGGAACTGACATTGCTGAATTGTTTGCCACGTTAAGAGCAGACTCAAGACGCATTCTACGTGAGACATACCGAATGGATCGATTG CTTTCCATGTTCACCCTCAAGCTGGCCATGCATCCCAAACGGGTCTTCTTACTCAACCTGTTTAGCTTTGACCGAAAACTGACTCTGGCACTCATCGCCAAGTCGACTTTGTACACAATCTGCTGGTTGCAAGGCGATTACAAAAAACTCAAGCCATAG